One Sphingopyxis macrogoltabida genomic region harbors:
- the folD gene encoding bifunctional methylenetetrahydrofolate dehydrogenase/methenyltetrahydrofolate cyclohydrolase FolD translates to MAKIIDGQKLARALRVDLLERADAIAARRGTPPGLAVILVGDDAASAVYVRNKIRACETAGIHSTCLRFPATVSNDELLATITELNEDAAIDGILVQLPLPPHIRLDQVLEAISVEKDVDGFHLYNVGGLVTGNTIFSPCTPYGVVKLLESENIAIEGQNVVVVGASNIVGKPMALMLMARDATVAICHAKTRDLAQFTILADILVVAAGVPGLIIPQMVKTGAVVIDVGINRLPDGRITGDVDFEGVSAKASCITPVPGGVGPMTVTMLLENTIASAERALARSARPLENMDS, encoded by the coding sequence TTGGCAAAAATAATCGACGGACAAAAGCTGGCGCGGGCCTTGCGCGTCGACCTGCTGGAGCGGGCAGACGCGATCGCCGCGCGGCGCGGCACGCCGCCGGGGCTCGCGGTCATCCTCGTCGGCGACGACGCCGCGTCGGCAGTCTATGTGCGCAACAAGATCCGCGCCTGCGAAACCGCAGGCATCCACTCGACATGCCTCCGCTTCCCAGCCACCGTCAGCAACGACGAATTGCTCGCGACAATCACCGAACTCAATGAAGACGCCGCGATCGACGGCATCCTCGTCCAGTTGCCGCTACCGCCGCACATCCGGCTCGACCAGGTGCTGGAAGCGATTTCAGTCGAAAAGGACGTCGACGGTTTCCATCTCTACAACGTCGGCGGGCTGGTGACGGGCAACACCATCTTTTCGCCCTGCACCCCCTATGGGGTCGTCAAGCTGCTCGAGAGCGAGAATATCGCGATCGAAGGGCAGAATGTCGTCGTCGTCGGCGCGAGCAACATCGTCGGCAAGCCGATGGCGCTGATGCTGATGGCGCGCGATGCGACCGTCGCCATCTGTCACGCCAAGACGCGCGACCTTGCGCAGTTCACGATCCTTGCCGACATCCTCGTCGTCGCGGCCGGCGTGCCCGGGCTGATCATCCCGCAGATGGTCAAGACCGGCGCCGTCGTCATCGACGTCGGGATCAACCGGCTGCCCGACGGGCGCATCACCGGCGACGTCGATTTCGAGGGGGTTTCGGCCAAGGCGTCGTGCATCACCCCCGTTCCCGGCGGCGTCGGACCGATGACCGTGACCATGCTGCTGGAAAACACGATTGCATCGGCGGAGCGTGCGTTGGCTCGCAGTGCGAGACCTTTGGAAAATATGGATTCATAA
- a CDS encoding TonB-dependent receptor, protein MVALLVGTALCPAAAYAQSDAEADQAPGDIIVTAQRYEQRLQDVPVSITAIGADELASRGAATLGDLQYSVPGLSLYEYGPGKQVAQLRGMANLQGASTVGIYLDETPLALDIQGDSISVRLLDMERVEVLRGPQATLYGEGSMGGTIRYIPAAPKLGQVSGSAEGEYSSTRYGGDGYKGVGVINLPLGEKAAVRLVGGYERLAGWIDNVTTGDKNVNSQDLYTVRGSLLVEPTDRLSLSLMGLYQKSDQANQDFGVNRQTIVSTPAFNKERYALVQGKFDYDLGGPILAGSLSYIDRTNRSASDLSPFYVPVLTAPRELGGLGLAPGFIDQVVLAATYNQQVFNSELRLSSQGEGPVGWSLGVNYRELKNRVISSAETEPNDIPADALFGDGRPSILYLDQRTKIRYLALYGEVTGEITPELKVTAGVRYFRERKSQVSDNTNFGIDVLDINAGTFETVNPRLNLSYEFSPDSMIYASVAKGFRGGGFNLTSAGGGIFEVPPTFKPDEVWTYEVGTKHQLFDGKLLLDASVYRTEWSDVQSYAFAPGSAITITTNSGDVAGWGVDLSAMFRPMRSLTLSATYGWNNLEYKNATADKLPGDPVDAAVPESWSASLDFRPALGGDVTGIFRVDYQHAAAGQITLRNFGGQIIPRPGRDLVNARIGAAIGPVEVALFANNLFNEDAPNIVGPFGVFLENLEQRPRTIGVNARMNF, encoded by the coding sequence ATGGTGGCTCTTTTGGTCGGTACGGCGCTATGCCCGGCCGCCGCTTATGCCCAGTCGGATGCCGAGGCCGACCAGGCCCCGGGTGACATCATCGTCACCGCGCAGCGCTATGAGCAGCGGCTTCAGGACGTGCCGGTGTCGATCACCGCAATCGGCGCCGACGAACTCGCCTCGCGCGGCGCCGCGACGCTCGGCGACCTCCAATATTCGGTCCCCGGCCTGTCGCTCTACGAATATGGCCCCGGCAAGCAGGTGGCGCAGCTCCGCGGCATGGCGAACCTTCAGGGCGCATCGACGGTCGGCATCTATCTCGACGAAACGCCCCTCGCGCTCGACATCCAGGGGGATTCGATCTCGGTCCGCCTGCTCGACATGGAACGCGTCGAAGTGCTGCGCGGACCGCAGGCGACGCTCTATGGCGAAGGGTCGATGGGCGGCACGATCCGTTACATTCCCGCCGCACCGAAACTCGGTCAGGTGAGCGGCTCCGCCGAGGGCGAATATAGCAGCACCCGCTATGGCGGCGACGGTTACAAGGGCGTCGGCGTCATCAATCTGCCGCTCGGCGAAAAGGCCGCGGTACGCCTCGTCGGCGGCTATGAGCGCCTTGCCGGCTGGATCGACAATGTCACGACGGGCGACAAGAACGTCAACTCGCAGGATCTATACACCGTGCGCGGCAGCCTGCTGGTCGAACCGACCGACCGGCTCAGCCTGTCGCTGATGGGGCTGTATCAGAAGAGCGATCAGGCCAATCAGGATTTCGGCGTCAACCGCCAGACCATCGTCTCCACCCCGGCGTTCAACAAGGAACGCTATGCGCTGGTGCAGGGCAAGTTCGACTATGACCTCGGCGGCCCCATCCTTGCGGGTTCATTGAGCTATATCGACCGCACGAACCGCAGCGCGAGCGACCTGTCGCCCTTCTATGTGCCGGTGCTCACCGCGCCGCGCGAACTGGGCGGGCTCGGCCTGGCGCCCGGCTTCATCGACCAGGTCGTCCTTGCCGCCACCTATAACCAGCAGGTCTTCAACTCCGAACTGCGGCTTTCGTCGCAGGGCGAAGGACCCGTCGGCTGGTCGCTCGGCGTCAATTATCGCGAACTCAAGAACCGCGTGATTTCGAGCGCCGAAACCGAACCGAACGACATTCCGGCCGACGCCCTCTTCGGCGATGGCCGGCCATCGATCCTCTATCTCGATCAAAGGACCAAGATCCGCTATCTCGCGCTGTACGGCGAAGTGACCGGCGAGATCACGCCCGAGCTCAAGGTGACTGCGGGCGTCCGCTATTTCCGCGAACGGAAAAGCCAGGTTTCGGACAATACCAACTTCGGCATCGATGTTCTCGACATCAACGCGGGCACGTTCGAAACGGTCAATCCGCGCCTGAACCTCAGCTATGAATTCTCGCCCGATTCGATGATCTATGCGAGCGTCGCCAAGGGTTTCCGCGGCGGCGGTTTCAACCTGACGTCGGCGGGCGGCGGCATTTTCGAGGTTCCGCCGACCTTCAAGCCCGACGAAGTCTGGACCTATGAAGTCGGGACGAAGCATCAGCTCTTCGACGGCAAACTGCTCCTCGACGCCAGCGTCTACCGCACCGAATGGTCCGACGTGCAATCCTATGCCTTTGCGCCGGGCAGCGCGATCACCATCACCACCAATTCGGGCGACGTGGCCGGTTGGGGCGTCGACCTGTCGGCGATGTTCCGCCCGATGCGCTCGCTGACGCTCAGCGCCACCTATGGCTGGAACAACCTCGAGTACAAGAATGCGACGGCCGACAAGCTGCCGGGCGACCCGGTCGATGCCGCGGTTCCCGAATCCTGGTCGGCATCGCTCGATTTCCGCCCGGCGCTCGGCGGCGACGTCACCGGCATCTTCCGCGTCGACTATCAGCACGCCGCGGCGGGGCAGATCACGCTGCGCAACTTCGGCGGCCAAATCATCCCCCGCCCCGGCCGTGACCTCGTCAATGCGCGGATCGGCGCGGCGATCGGACCGGTCGAGGTCGCGCTGTTCGCCAACAATCTGTTCAACGAGGATGCACCGAACATCGTCGGTCCCTTTGGTGTCTTCCTCGAAAACCTCGAACAGCGGCCGCGGACGATCGGGGTCAATGCCCGCATGAATTTCTGA
- a CDS encoding alpha/beta hydrolase family protein, producing the protein MQTDFRRHPLFEKAEALTRAWLRPGTGEVAALGQLAASPDGCRAAAAAQLCEALEGAPSTRIAIVDLASGDLDIVTDGPRSDSAPGWSPDGRSIAFLSDREQAYANRLRILDVETGADRATAAVDGFVEYLQWSADGKAILLGVAGYGSDLAGAQGAFSVSLESEAGEQPAWAPTVEGAPEAAPWRSVWLYDLASDTAHQITPAGVNVWQAVWCGADHIAAICSDQPEETWWYSAEVRLIEVASGSVRTLFAPADQLGSLAAAPAGGTVAVVEAVCSDRNIVAGDLRLIDVASGTITRPATLDADVVQLSWRGDDTLLFVVADGPETAIGLLDRPAAASREIWRGSERTPSGTMFPEVAPLGTVAGDILFMCETFFEAPTLLALEGGTEREIRRFGAPEVDAAVAGLGSARDFSWTAPDGLEVHGWLLTPPGPGPHPLIMQVHGGPVWYTRPIYIGRSALPQMALAAGYALFQPNPRGSSGRGQSFARQVFGDMGGADTYDYLSGLDALEKAGIADPARIGVTGGSYGGFMTSWLITQDQRFAAAVPVAPVTNWVSEHLTCHVPTFCEIFLNDRLSNPTGKYFSRSPIHFADRVKTPTLNICGALDKITPAGQALEFHHALQIAGVDSVLLTYPQEGHGVRTMPASFDYTARLMSWFARHMPADRS; encoded by the coding sequence ATGCAGACCGACTTTCGCCGCCACCCGCTGTTCGAGAAGGCCGAGGCGCTGACCCGCGCCTGGCTGCGCCCCGGAACGGGCGAAGTGGCTGCGCTCGGACAGCTTGCGGCGAGCCCCGACGGCTGCCGGGCGGCCGCCGCCGCCCAGCTTTGCGAAGCGCTCGAAGGCGCTCCCTCGACACGGATCGCTATCGTCGACCTCGCGTCGGGCGATCTCGACATCGTCACCGACGGGCCGCGCTCCGACAGTGCGCCGGGCTGGTCGCCCGACGGTCGCTCGATCGCCTTTCTGTCGGACCGCGAGCAGGCCTATGCGAACCGTCTGCGCATCCTCGACGTCGAAACCGGCGCCGACCGCGCTACGGCGGCGGTCGACGGCTTCGTCGAATATCTGCAATGGTCCGCCGACGGCAAAGCGATCCTCCTCGGCGTGGCGGGCTATGGGTCGGACCTCGCAGGCGCGCAGGGCGCTTTCTCGGTCAGCCTCGAAAGCGAAGCCGGCGAACAGCCGGCATGGGCGCCGACGGTCGAGGGCGCACCCGAAGCGGCGCCATGGCGGAGCGTCTGGCTCTATGACCTTGCCAGCGACACCGCGCATCAGATCACTCCGGCCGGGGTCAATGTCTGGCAGGCCGTCTGGTGCGGCGCCGACCATATCGCCGCCATCTGTTCCGACCAGCCTGAAGAGACATGGTGGTACTCCGCCGAGGTGCGGCTGATCGAGGTCGCCAGCGGCAGCGTCCGCACGCTCTTCGCGCCTGCCGACCAGCTCGGATCGCTTGCCGCGGCGCCCGCCGGGGGCACGGTTGCGGTCGTCGAGGCGGTGTGCAGCGACCGCAACATCGTCGCTGGCGATCTGCGCCTGATCGACGTGGCGAGCGGCACGATCACCCGGCCGGCGACGCTAGATGCCGACGTCGTCCAGTTGAGCTGGCGCGGCGACGACACGCTGCTGTTCGTCGTTGCCGACGGCCCCGAAACCGCCATCGGCCTGCTCGACCGGCCGGCGGCGGCGAGCCGCGAAATCTGGCGCGGCAGCGAGCGCACGCCTTCGGGCACGATGTTCCCGGAAGTCGCGCCGCTGGGCACCGTGGCCGGTGATATCCTGTTCATGTGCGAAACCTTCTTCGAGGCGCCGACCTTGCTGGCCCTCGAAGGAGGAACCGAACGCGAAATCCGTCGCTTCGGGGCGCCCGAGGTCGACGCCGCGGTGGCCGGACTGGGGTCGGCCCGCGACTTCAGCTGGACCGCGCCCGACGGGCTGGAGGTTCATGGCTGGCTGCTCACCCCGCCGGGCCCCGGGCCGCATCCGCTGATCATGCAGGTCCATGGCGGCCCGGTCTGGTATACGCGGCCGATCTACATCGGCCGCTCGGCGCTGCCGCAAATGGCGCTGGCCGCAGGCTATGCGTTGTTCCAGCCCAACCCGCGCGGATCGAGCGGGCGCGGCCAGAGCTTTGCGCGGCAGGTGTTCGGCGACATGGGCGGCGCCGACACGTATGATTATCTTTCCGGGCTCGACGCGCTGGAGAAGGCGGGCATCGCCGACCCGGCCCGCATCGGTGTGACCGGCGGCAGCTATGGCGGCTTCATGACCTCGTGGCTGATCACACAGGACCAGCGCTTTGCCGCCGCCGTCCCGGTGGCGCCGGTGACCAACTGGGTCAGCGAGCATCTGACCTGCCACGTCCCGACCTTTTGCGAGATTTTCCTCAACGACCGGCTTAGCAATCCGACCGGCAAATATTTCTCGCGCAGCCCGATCCATTTCGCCGATCGCGTCAAGACGCCGACGCTGAACATTTGCGGCGCGCTCGACAAGATCACGCCGGCGGGACAGGCGCTCGAATTCCACCACGCGTTGCAGATCGCGGGGGTCGATAGCGTCCTCCTGACCTACCCGCAGGAGGGGCATGGCGTCCGCACCATGCCGGCATCGTTCGATTATACAGCGCGCCTGATGAGCTGGTTCGCACGGCACATGCCCGCAGATCGAAGTTGA